In Procambarus clarkii isolate CNS0578487 chromosome 5, FALCON_Pclarkii_2.0, whole genome shotgun sequence, the following are encoded in one genomic region:
- the LOC138352253 gene encoding uncharacterized protein, giving the protein MRLQEADLEHQRREEEASLQRKRENEQLRLQEQRIELERQRQKEEADLKRQRQQENADLQCVRERERFQLQEQEAAITLRLEQEKAASALRLEQEKAASALRLEQEKAASALRLEQEKAASALRLQQEKAVATLRVSTTGT; this is encoded by the coding sequence ATGAGATTACAAGAAGCTGACCTAGAACATCAACGACGAGAAGAAGAAGCTTCCCTCCAACGAAAACGAGAGAATGAACAACTCCGGCTCCAAGAACAACGAATAGAATTGGAACGTCAACGACAGAAAGAAGAAGCTGACCTGAAACGTCAACGACAGCAAGAAAATGCTGATCTGCAATGTGTACGTGAACGAGAGAGATTTCAGCTACAAGAACAAGAAGCCGCCATCACGCTCCGCTTAGAGCAAGAGAAAGCTGCCTCCGCTCTCCGTCTGGAGCAAGAGAAAGCTGCCTCCGCTCTCCGTCTGGAGCAAGAGAAAGCTGCCTCCGCTCTCCGTCTGGAGCAAGAGAAAGCTGCCTCCGCTCTCCGTCTGCAGCAAGAGAAAGCTGTTGCCACTCTAAGAGTTTCGACAACAGGAACTTGA